A single window of Anomaloglossus baeobatrachus isolate aAnoBae1 chromosome 9, aAnoBae1.hap1, whole genome shotgun sequence DNA harbors:
- the TRAPPC6A gene encoding trafficking protein particle complex subunit 6A: MADETLFALLHMEMICHAHKSAEQDQEDQGKHIRILEGMGFRVGQGLIERLTKDSPSFKDDLDTVKFICKEFWNIIFKKQIDNLRTNHQGTYVLQDNRFLLLTQISCSKQYLEEAPKFLAYTCGLIKGALSNLGISCTVSAEVPVMPTCKFQVVVSKN; this comes from the exons ATGGCGGACGAGACGTTATTTGCGCTGTTACATATGGAGATGATCTGCCATGCACATAAGAGCGCGGAGCAGGACCAGGAG GATCAAGGAAAACACATCCGGATCTTAGAGGGGATGGGTTTCCGTGTGGGTCAAGGACTGATTGAACG GCTGACAAAGGATAGCCCGTCTTTCAAGGATGACCTGGATACTGTAAAATTTATCTGTAAAGAATTTTGGAACATCATTTTCAAGAAACAGATCGATAATCTGAGAACAAACCATCAG GGTACTTATGTCTTACAAGACAACCGGTTTTTGCTGCTGACCCAGATCTCCTGCAGTAAACAATATTTAGAGGAAGCACCAAAG TTTCTGGCTTACACTTGTGGACTCATCAAAGGTGCGCTCTCGAATTTGGGAATCAGTTGTACAGTCTCCGCTGAGGTCCCAGTGATGCCTACAT GTAAATTCCAAGTTGTCGTCTCCAAGAACTAG
- the BLOC1S3 gene encoding biogenesis of lysosome-related organelles complex 1 subunit 3: MSTRCFQTVIKGEASETDDEEEMYVTSVSTRSFLGTCGVRIQGEASETDEEEDKSLKRNKTPSMCLEKDLPPLVVLRNEGDSASVGFEEKPTVNIQQAGRYSTLLQQKLLESNARLYHDVTHTIRQVYHTTTNEIRTLTGQLSNSQNGIINASHNIRLALDDLKGVSEKIDIITSCNLLPEIRI; the protein is encoded by the coding sequence ATGTCTACTCGATGTTTCCAGACGGTCATAAAGGGCGAAGCTTCTGAAACTGATGATGAAGAGGAGATGTATGTGACTTCTGTCTCAACGAGGTCATTCTTGGGTACATGTGGTGTAAGAATCCAAGGAGAAGCCTCAGAGACCGATGAAGAGGAGGATAAAAGCTTAAAGAGAAATAAGACTCCTTCCATGTGTTTAGAGAAGGACCTTCCACCATTAGTGGTCCTCAGGAATGAAGGAGACAGCGCTTCCGTTGGTTTTGAAGAAAAGCCTACGGTCAATATCCAGCAGGCCGGACGCTACAGCACGCTGCTACAGCAAAAACTGTTGGAAAGCAATGCTCGTCTTTACCACGATGTAACCCACACCATCCGTCAGGTCTACCACACCACTACTAATGAGATTCGGACACTTACCGGTCAACTGAGCAACTCCCAGAATGGGATCATTAATGCGTCCCACAACATCCGACTCGCTCTCGATGACTTGAAAGGGGTGTCGGAGAAGATTGACATCATAACCAGCTGCAACTTACTTCCTGAGATAAGGATCTAA